From the genome of Plectropomus leopardus isolate mb chromosome 4, YSFRI_Pleo_2.0, whole genome shotgun sequence:
tggacgtttgtgtcaaatttgaaaaaaattcctcaaggtgtttttaagatattgtgCTCACGAGCATGGGATGAATGAATGGCTGAACCAATAGACAGTCAGGTCTGCGGCCCTGCGAGgcataataaaaacatacaggCAGAGGGCTGAGTCTTAAAAAGGGTTActgtttttactatttattgttgtttttgtcaggaAAATTCTGCCTTTTAACTGTCTGTCTTTAAACAAGTTATCATTTTGAGCCTTAAGGTGGGAAGATGCATTTCTTAAGCCACCGCTCGTCCTGGCAGTCAGGAAAATCTGAACGACAACCCTACTTTAAATTCTGCAGCAGTGACTGCAGCCATTAGTGTTCCTCACTGTGTGTCAGGCCAGGAAAGTCCGCAGCTAATATTCCCACAGTGCTTTGCTCTGCTCCACTGCCCATCAGGTACAGGAGCCCTCTGGGGAGACAGCGTATGAGTGCATATTAAAAGTGTGTGTCGGTGGGACAGTGAGAGGGAGCTCATCTTGGTTCCACGCTGTTGCCTAACTTAACAAGGCAGGCAGAATCACAGTCTGTGGAGTCCCGGGGGAAATTTAGGAGGATCACGAGTCACACTCACTAATCTTGAACAAACTCTGACGAACTGGAGGCAGGCAGGATTGGCTCTCAGTTGGTTACAGGCAATGCATCATATCTAATTGGACACCAAGGACAGCTGAAGGTGATTCAGTCATGCCTTGCCATGAATGACTGAACTGATCTACATTATCAGCTGCTCTCTCTAgattttttgtaagaaaatgtCATTGACTTGAGGACAGATGATGTCTGCAATGGCATTTCTAAATATATTCCGAATTGATGGGGAGCAGCAATCAATTTTTCCAGGAAAACTCTTTGTCTGTTTGCACTGCCCTCCTCACCTTACAATGACctcatgttttattgtattctttATGTCTTTATCAGAAACACAATCCATTATTCTTGAATATTGCTGTGTCTTACACAtattgtttaaatgctttaatatgtcttatgtaaagcactttggaaTCGTCCTGTTGTTAAAAAGtgctatgtaaataaatgtgcttttcttttctgttatgaatgaaaacagtttCCGTGAGTACCCACGAGTGTCTCCTTTACAGACCTGCCTACTGTATCCTCACCCAAGGccatttttgtccaaaaaaaccaacatgctgtgtttttttccaatataaatgtgttatttctgccttttcttaaaattaaatatttgaatatttcagcatttcatcTATGGATTACACAAACGAGATATTACCGAAAGAAAGACGAGGCACTTGTGGATTTAATGAGCCcagttaaataattaaattattttattcatgtattttgaCCCCAAAGTAGCCATTTGTTTACAGTaagactattaaaaaaaaacactgtataaaTTTTATGAAATGAACTATTATAACAACTAGATTAATCATGAAACTTTACAGCCACAAACTGCAGACCCTGAGATTTAAGAGGATTTATGTGTATTAATGTCCAGAACAGAAGTGCTCATCATccaattgcaaaaaatgacagaaatgtccaaatgtcactgtttttgATTCAAAATCACAGCATGAATTGGTGTTCCTCAAGGTGTCTTAATGTGGTATTTCGGAGGGATTTTCGTCCATTATTATCAGTTTTCAAGGGATTAATGATTGGATGGACATCAGATCTTTGGGGGAGGAGGGATTTGCTGCCTTTTATACGCTAGTTGGAATTCTGGTAACTATCAGTTTCTTTGCTGCAGTCTAATAATTGGTTGCAGAACATGCCAAACATAATCATAGAAAGAGATGTTTGAGCTTGAATAACCATTAATGACACATCCTGTAGGTTAACAAAGGTTTAAAGTATTTATGGCATGATCCTGTGTAATTAAGTTAATTCATCAACCACAAGAACAGGATGGATTTGACTCTGTATGCACGGGACTgtttccaaaaatcaaaaaagcttattttgatatttgtttctTCGGGTTTTCCATGTTCTGCCTGCCGTTCAGTCACTTTCAGACATcacctctttctcctcctgaaTTGGCCGGGTGCACTGATTTACATACTCCCTCATCATTGGTTGCCTGGATGCTACACTTCAATGGACTGCCTTCTACTGattggctgcagctgcaggagggCATGGAAGCTCTCTATCAAAACAGGCATAAAAGGCAGCGTGTGGGATCAGACACAGAGGAGCATCTTATAAACAACTTCGAGAAGCTttgacacagagctgctgccagCTTAACAAACCTGGAAGGTGAAAGATAGCAAGGAAAGAAGCTTAGAAAGACGACTCACAAGTAACTGCTGAAAGGAGGCTTTTTTAAGGGAAACTATTTAGGGAGGTGGAAGCCAGTGACAGGTGTTAAAACTTGCAAGGTTTAAAACAGCTGCTGTAACCCCCAAGAGGAAGTGAgacagtttttggaacattttcttTCCTCATTTTGACTAACAACCAAAAACCAGCATGTCTCTGGAGGTGAAGGAGAAGACCCAGGTGCGTCTAGTGTTTCTTGGGGCAGCAGGAGTGGGTAAGACAGCCCTGATCCAACGCTTCCTCCAAGACACATTTGAGCCCAAACACAGGCGCACAGTGGAGGAGCTGCACAGCAAGGAGTATGACATCGGTGGGGTCAAGATCACAGTAGAGATCCTGGACACCAGCGGCAGCTACTCCTTCCCCGCCATGCGCAAGCTCTCCATCCAAAACAGCGACGCCTTCGCGCTGGTGTATGCAGTCGACGACCCCGAGTCACTGGAGGCTGTCAAGAGCCTCCGAGACGAGATCCTGGAGATCAAGGAGGACAAGTACACGCCAATCGTGGTGGTGGGGAACAAGGTGGACCGGGAAGAGGAGCGGCAGGTGTCCAACGAGGACGTGCTGTCAACCGTGGAGATGGATTGGAACAACAGTTACCTGGAAGCTTCGGCGAAGGAGAACGCCAACGTTGTAGAGGTGTTCAAGGAGCTCCTGCAGCAAGCAAACCTCCCAAGCCGTCTCAGTCCTGCACTGCGAAGACGCAGGGAGACCTTTCCAAAAGACACCAGCTTTCGGCCGCCCATGAACAAGACCAACAGCTGTATTCTGTCGTAATGacggacaggaggaggagaagtgtTCTGTTTCATGAAGGGACAAGAGGTGAGAGCACGCGATGCAGCTGGTCAGAGAAGGACAAGAAAGAGTAAAGCTTGGACTTTAGTGACTGAGATAAGAGACTCTGAACCAACAAAGACACTTTAAGATTCACAACTGAGAGGAAAAGGTGAAGAGGTGAATGGTATTAAGACTGAACTCGTACAGACTGCGGGTGGAAAGAAGGAAGCTGCATAATTACTCAGTTGTTTACTCGATGTAACGTTGTTGCTGCTTATTTGGTGACATGCTGCTGGTGTTTAGATCAATGTGTACCTTTTGGATTATAAATGCAAATGTTCAAGATTTTTAGACTGTTGCTTACGGACTGTTTACTGAGAgaagtgtgtgtatatttgttgtGGTATGTGCAAAAGTTTTATGTGTCATGTAAACtgtcttaatttaaaaattcagtgtATGTAGCACATCGTAATGTTTACAATTTTGTATTCACTTCTAATTTGCTATCGAGCATGATATAACTCttatgtttaaaacaaaagaaaaaagtggcaaaatgcaaatgtaaactctaaatgcacttttttttttcaaatgacaaTTCAAAcgatgtttttatgttgtttttttttcctgaaataagattttttttttaatcacaaatgttattattttgctgtttctttAACATATGTAAGTGGAATGTGGATATACATGTGTAATAAAAGatataagcacaaaaaagtgaaatttgtcATGTGAAATAATTGATACAGGAACATTAACTGCTGAGAGGCAAGTTCACTTTTAAGTACATAACTATGTAAAGGTGGTAAGTTATTTGAAGTAGATGATAAATTGATCATTTATTACTTGAAAATGTAAATCGGATTAGTGCACCAATAAACtacaaaatgtagaaataaatgacaggacacagaaaacaaatcaaggTCATGGAACATGGTGCAAAAATACCATTTTCTAGAAACAGTATAAAGTACTGTATTGAAGCACAGCGGTAATTTTGACTGAACAAATTTACATGTTTGAAGAATAGCTATGATTAATATCACAAATGTCTCCCTGAAAAGATCTTTTTAAAATCGGTCACTTTCAATATAAATCTTGTTAGAGCAAAGAGATATTTTCAGGCTACACATATTCTGATGTCCTTCAGGTAGAAAGAGGAGGAACAGGGAAATAAAACTGAGTGTAACAAAAAGAACAGCAAAAATTAGAGGCAACTATGTGTTTATGCTAAGCATATGTTACTGAgccatgaaatattttttgggcGGAGTCCCGGCACATTCACTTAATGCTTTTACAACTCCTGCTCCACGGTGtcttaaaatgtaacaaaataagcCAACGGGAGCCAGGAAAAAAACCCATGCTGTTCCAGCCTCTAATGTGATTTTTGACATAAGTGACTCAAACTAGTAAAATAACATGTATAGTGGACCGAAATTAAGAGTATATGCTTTACATTTCTCAGCTGACTGCATCCTGAAGTATAATGAGATCTCTGCTGCCATCTGTTGATGAATAACATTTATTACATTCACAGAAGCTAAAGTAGCTCAGTCGGGTTTtatataatttgattttttacttACAATTTTCAAATCCAGACACAGACTCCCTCATTATTGTCATCACTGttctaataaataaagaaacttGTGTGCTGGTGTTATTCTCCACCATAAGTGAGGAGTGGATTAACTAACAGCATGTACACAAACAGAACTGGCTTTTTGGAACCTTTAAACACACTTTAGCTTCTTGTAAACTACACCAGAGTAGAACTACCAGGCCAGGAAAAGAAAACTGATCAGTATTAGGTGATAACAGGAAAGgttacttgtttttttcatgtttacaagatgttttcattttataacaAGAAACCTGTTTGATACAATATTCTTATTTATCTTGTTAGAACAtgaaacatttcacacaatAATGTGATCCcatttaatgtaatgtaaaatgtgatAACAAGATAGGCCTAAATAAGTATCTTATTACAAGACAAGTTTCTTGTAATAACATGAAAACGTATTGTTTATGAAGTTAAGTTTAtggttgaaatgtaaaaaatcttgatttaacaaaaatatcttgtaaaaaatatgaaaaacattgtGCTGTAACAAAAAAGtcttgtaaaaacataaaaaaaaaaaaacatcttggtaTGACAAGAGACTTAATTAGGTGATACcgatctgtctttttttttctggcctggCAGTTCTCGCTAAAACAGCCTGGGTAATATCACAAAAGCTTTAACTTCAGAT
Proteins encoded in this window:
- the LOC121942567 gene encoding GTP-binding protein Rhes-like, which produces MSLEVKEKTQVRLVFLGAAGVGKTALIQRFLQDTFEPKHRRTVEELHSKEYDIGGVKITVEILDTSGSYSFPAMRKLSIQNSDAFALVYAVDDPESLEAVKSLRDEILEIKEDKYTPIVVVGNKVDREEERQVSNEDVLSTVEMDWNNSYLEASAKENANVVEVFKELLQQANLPSRLSPALRRRRETFPKDTSFRPPMNKTNSCILS